GTTGCCGAATCCAAACAAGATCGACATACCGACGAAGAAGACCATCGTCGTGCCATGCATTGTAAAAAGGCGATTGAATGCTTGAGGCGAAACGAAGGTGTTGTTGGGAATCGCTAGCTGGATGCGCATCACAAGGGCTTCAATGCCAGCGATCACAAGAAATAGGAGCGAGCTGCCAATGTACATCAGACCGATTTTTTTGTGATCGACTGTGGTCACCCAATTGTGCAGCACCTGGAGCGCCGAATTGCGAAGCGCGATCTCTTCAGCCTCCACGAGCGTTCCATCCATCGAGGTATGTGTTGACATTGGATTCACTTCCTTTCGATTTATTACTTGAGCGTTAAGAGGTACGCAGTCACGGCATCAAGGTCGTGTTCGTTCAGGTGCATCGGAGGCATAAGTGCCCCCGGCTTGAAATGCGCGGGGTTATCGACGAACAGCCTCAGGTTGGCAGGTGTATTCAGAACCGCTCCCGAGCCGATTGTGTCGCGGCTTGCGACATGGGTGAGGTCGGGGCCAAACCTACCCGTCGCCACCGTGCCCGCTACTGTATGGCAACTTATGCATGCGTTGTGTTGAAACACGGCTTCGCCTTCGACTGTATTGGGATCTTCCTTAACGGGATCGCGCTGGCGTTTAACCCAGTTAGAAAATTCCTCGGGCGAATCTGCGTACACACGGAGAAGCATCTTCGCGTGTTGCGCACCACAGAACTGCGCACACTGCCCCAGGTACAAGCCTGCAGTAGGAGGATCAATCCACATAATGTTGACGCGGTTGGGAATGAGATCCGTCTTACCGGCCAGTCGTGGTATCCAGAAACTGTGATCTGTATCTGCCGATGATAAGGTCAGATAAGTGGGTGTAGGATGCCTGGGATCACTCACAGGAACATGTAACTCGTTGGCAGTCACAATGCCGAGTTTGGGATAGCGGTATTCCCACCAGAATTGATGTCCAATTACGATGACATCTAATGCGGCAGTGGGTTTCGCGGCTTGCTGCGTGGAATAAATTACCCTTGCACTCGATAAGACAAGCATCGCCACAATGAGGACCGGTATCACCGTCCACGAAAGCTCAATCTGGTTGCTGCCATAGATTTGAGCTGGCTCCTCTCCAGCTTTCACGTCATGCCGCCGGTGACGATAGCGGATGATCGCATAGGCAAGTAGACCTCCTACGATCACAAACACGCAGAGTGCAACACCAAGCACGAGCATTGATAGGCCGAAGATCGAGTGCGCTGGAGTTCCCGCTGGAGAGAATATGCTCGTCGGTCCATGAACAACATCCGGTGCGAACAAGACCGCGATGGAATGCTGCGTGTTAGCCATACGCTGGAATCCTCCAAATCAAGCACGATTCCAGCCGTGACCTTCGTCGACTTGAATCTAGCCTCATTGTGGAGGGGAGAACCATGAAGAAGAAGCGCCGAACGATCTGATTATCCGTAGTCCATTCGAGCGGTCACGCAGGTTGATTATGGGCAGGCACATAATCGCGACCATGCGTAAAGAGCTATCAGTCTTCCAGCTCCAAAACGCCCCTCTTAGCGAAATCTTGTTGTCCTGACCATCGAAAGGGCATGTCATGGATTTAAGCGAAACGAAATCTTCAACGTTGACATCCATTCACCAGCAATACTCAAAAGGACACCGTGAAAATTTTGTTTTTTGTCTATGCTTGAGCGCAACATCGTTAGCGGCTCAGGACGTCAGAGTGGCGCCCTTACTCTCGTATTTTGCGTGAAGGACAAGGGCACACCGATTGTCATCCCAGGGCAGTAAACCTTTTAGCAATCGGCCCGCACTGCACAGCTCGATTGCTACGAGCAAAATACCCTTCGCCTGCAACAACATTGAATGTTCGATATGGCGTATCGATGCAGCCTTAATCTTCTTCGCAATGCTATAGGACGATGGCGCACTAAGCAGATAGAGGGAGCTGAATACCACTCGAATAGGGCTATTCCTGGAAACCCTTCGATGCGACACTCACGGAGAGGATAACCATGACTCATACCGCCTTCGCATGTGAGGAATCGCATTCCAACCAGGTGCAACTAAGCTCAAGTTTGGTATGTGCAGCTCAATCTGGATCGGCCGTTGCTTTTTCAGAACTCCACAGTCTGTACGAACGGCGAATCTACAGGACAATTCTCTCCATCACTCAGAATAAAGAAGACGCGGAAGATGCGATGCAAGATGCATTCTTGAGAGCGTATCTGGCAATAAAGGGATTTGAAGGTAGAGCCAATTTTTACTCGTGGCTGACCAGAATCGCCATCAACTCCGCTCTTATGGTCTTACGCAAGCGCCGCGTCCGTGCTGCCTTTATCCTCGACCTTCCGTATGACTCTCAGGAAGAAGAGATTCCCTTCGACTTCAAAGATACCTCGCCTACTCCAGAACAGAGTTATCGCAATAAACAGGAACATCTCAGGCTTACGAAGGCGATTGAAAGGCTTGGCCCTCGACTACGCGTGGTCGTCGAGGAGCACTTGAGGCAGGATGGATCGTTGAGAGAGGTTGCACGCACGCTTGATCTCTCCGAAGCTGCTGTGAAATCCAGGCTATATCGTGCGCGCAGACGACTTGCCTTGACCAGCACACGTATGCCGCGCTTCGTGTAGTGCGTCTTGAACTTGCTCTGGAACCATGTATATCATCGCTCTGTCTGCCACAGAGCAGCAGCGTTGGCGCTCGACATCTTCAAAAGCATTTAAGGCCGACGAGCTGCACAGCCCTCATCACAAAGCGTCTGCCTGTCTCACCATGCACAGATCGCTCTATTACCCGTCGAAAGTATCGTCGATAATGAATCCTTCGAGGCTTGTAACTGTTGCTGAAACGGCATACCTTACGTTAGAAATGAGCGTGGATGCATGACCATTCAGAAGATTACCGATTGGGCTCAGACTGACAAGCTCACGATACTGGCAGTACGCCTGGCTTTGGGAACAGGATTTCTCTCGGCTGTAGTCGATCGCTTTGGAGGTTGGGGTTCATACGGGGCGAGGCAGGTATCCTGGGGAGACTTTGCGCACTTTGTAGTCTACTGTGGATCGGTGAACGGTTTCCTTCCGAAGCTGCTCATAGCTCCAACGGCGTGGATTGCGACTATCGCCGAAATCCTTCTCGGTATCGCTCTTGTTCTTGGGTTTTATACCCGATGGGCGGCGATACTTAGCGGGCTTCTTCTGGGTGCTTTCGCACTGGCGATGTCATTCTCTTTGGGAATCAAGGCGCCTCTCAACTACTCAGTATTTACAGCCTCAGCGGCAGCCTTTCTTCTTGCAAATGTCTGCAGAACGCGCGAGTCATCGGATCGAAAAAGTTTAGCGCGAACCCATCTCGACTGAAGGTGGAATGCAACCGAAACGGACCGGGGAGCAGACGAGATGCCCGTGAAGCAACCAACTCATGCCAGAGCACCATGAAGCTCAATAATACGCATCCTCTTATCGCCAATCGAACCATCTATCGAACGCCGTATCAACCCTGAAACAGGAGGTCATCATGAAGGTTTTTGTAGCGGGCGCGAGTGGCGCAATCGGAGTTCCACTCATTACAGAGTTGATAGGAAGTGGTCATGAAGTAACAGGAATGACCCGATCGCAAGATCAGGCAATCAAACTATCCAAACTTGGCGCCAAGGTCGCCATCGTCGATGCATTCGATGCAAAGGCTGTTGCAGATGCGATAAAAATCGCGCAGCCTGAAGTCGTCATCGACGAGTTAACTTCCCTGCCAAAGGATCCGGCAGACTACGGGAGCGCATTCGAAGGCGATCGTAAACTTCGACTGGAAGGTGGAACTATTCTTCACCAGGCAGCTATGACCGCTGGCGTTCGGCGATACATTCAACAATCCAGTGGCTACTTTCTCCAGACGTCCGGTGGCTTGGCGGATGAGGCTGCTGATCTGACGTTGGACGCAAGCCCCGGGATCGCAGGGGCAGCCAGAGTGTACTTTGAAGTAGAAGAACGACTCGCGCGATCGGGGAACATAGAAGGGGTTGCGCTTCGTTATGGCATTTTTTATGGCCCGAACACCTGGTACTCACCCGACGGTGCGGCGGCCGATCACGCCAGGCGCCAGGAACTACCTATAATCGGCGAGGGCGACGGAGTCTGGTCATTTATACATATTCACGATGCGGCAACCGCCACCGTCGCCGCCATGACGAGTCCGGCCGGAGTCTATAACATCGTTGACGACGATCCCTCCAGCGTGCGCGATTGGCTGCCTGCATTCGCACGAAGCGTAGGAGCTCCACCGCCTCCTCAGTTCAGTGTGGAAGAAGCAACTAAGGTGGCCGGAGAGGATGCGGTCTACTACGGTACGAAGTTGCGAGGCGCTTCCAATGCTAAAGCTCGGAAGATCTTGAACTTCATACCGCGACGTCTGGAATGGTTTTCTGAAATTTCACCGCAATCGCAAGAGCAGGCTTCTTCACTACGCTGATTTAACCTCGCCATTGGATGCGGCTCCTTCTCTTGCTAAAGCCGCATCCATACATGAAGAAATCATCGACTATTTAATCGAGAAGCAATATCAATCCGGCAACACAGATACAACAACCTTCCCAATCCCACGCTTCTCCGTAATTTGTCCGTCGAAGGCAGCCGGTCCCTCTTCGAACGGTACTACAGCATTGACCATGGCCATGAGGCTACCCGAGTCCAGTAGTCGCGCAATTTCCACGAGTTGATCGCTTTTTGTTTCGACGATGAAGAACGCGTTCTTAGTCCGCAGATCTCCCGTTCCTTCGCTCTCCGTTGCAATCGTGACCATACGTCCGGAGTCCTTAAGCAATGACCATGATTTCGCCAGTGTCTCTCCGCCCACCGTGTCGAAGATGACGTCGAATTCCTGAGACCTTCCTTCAAACGGAGACGCACTGTAGTCAAGCGCCTCATCGGCACCGAGTTGACGTACAAATTGAAGGTTGAGAGATGAGACTGTTGAGGAAACAACAGCTCCGCGAGCATGGGCCAGTTGGACACCGAAAAGCCCTACGCCTCCAGTTCCGCCAAGCACCAGG
This DNA window, taken from Acidicapsa ligni, encodes the following:
- a CDS encoding NADP-dependent oxidoreductase, whose product is MKAIQLHTFEGVSALIELDVPRPIPANNEVLVRVHGVGVTPSEMQWYTTSHTKSGARREHAIPGHEFSGVITDVGAAVVGISIGDEIYGMNDWFADGGAAEYCLTEPANIAPKPRTLTHAMAASVPISALTAWQALFDHAKLKSGEKILVLGGTGGVGLFGVQLAHARGAVVSSTVSSLNLQFVRQLGADEALDYSASPFEGRSQEFDVIFDTVGGETLAKSWSLLKDSGRMVTIATESEGTGDLRTKNAFFIVETKSDQLVEIARLLDSGSLMAMVNAVVPFEEGPAAFDGQITEKRGIGKVVVSVLPD
- a CDS encoding NAD-dependent epimerase/dehydratase family protein — translated: MKVFVAGASGAIGVPLITELIGSGHEVTGMTRSQDQAIKLSKLGAKVAIVDAFDAKAVADAIKIAQPEVVIDELTSLPKDPADYGSAFEGDRKLRLEGGTILHQAAMTAGVRRYIQQSSGYFLQTSGGLADEAADLTLDASPGIAGAARVYFEVEERLARSGNIEGVALRYGIFYGPNTWYSPDGAAADHARRQELPIIGEGDGVWSFIHIHDAATATVAAMTSPAGVYNIVDDDPSSVRDWLPAFARSVGAPPPPQFSVEEATKVAGEDAVYYGTKLRGASNAKARKILNFIPRRLEWFSEISPQSQEQASSLR
- a CDS encoding RNA polymerase sigma factor, with the protein product MTHTAFACEESHSNQVQLSSSLVCAAQSGSAVAFSELHSLYERRIYRTILSITQNKEDAEDAMQDAFLRAYLAIKGFEGRANFYSWLTRIAINSALMVLRKRRVRAAFILDLPYDSQEEEIPFDFKDTSPTPEQSYRNKQEHLRLTKAIERLGPRLRVVVEEHLRQDGSLREVARTLDLSEAAVKSRLYRARRRLALTSTRMPRFV
- a CDS encoding DoxX family protein, with the protein product MTIQKITDWAQTDKLTILAVRLALGTGFLSAVVDRFGGWGSYGARQVSWGDFAHFVVYCGSVNGFLPKLLIAPTAWIATIAEILLGIALVLGFYTRWAAILSGLLLGAFALAMSFSLGIKAPLNYSVFTASAAAFLLANVCRTRESSDRKSLARTHLD
- the coxB gene encoding cytochrome c oxidase subunit II; this encodes MANTQHSIAVLFAPDVVHGPTSIFSPAGTPAHSIFGLSMLVLGVALCVFVIVGGLLAYAIIRYRHRRHDVKAGEEPAQIYGSNQIELSWTVIPVLIVAMLVLSSARVIYSTQQAAKPTAALDVIVIGHQFWWEYRYPKLGIVTANELHVPVSDPRHPTPTYLTLSSADTDHSFWIPRLAGKTDLIPNRVNIMWIDPPTAGLYLGQCAQFCGAQHAKMLLRVYADSPEEFSNWVKRQRDPVKEDPNTVEGEAVFQHNACISCHTVAGTVATGRFGPDLTHVASRDTIGSGAVLNTPANLRLFVDNPAHFKPGALMPPMHLNEHDLDAVTAYLLTLK